One region of Salvia miltiorrhiza cultivar Shanhuang (shh) chromosome 3, IMPLAD_Smil_shh, whole genome shotgun sequence genomic DNA includes:
- the LOC131014725 gene encoding protein MATERNALLY EXPRESSED GENE 5-like — MADAFWRYGDNRQPAVSLPAQMVAKRPRSEFEMPSGQDTSSYYIPGNERAGNLVARDTDSVNASYERYLRTLQVPSYGGQTGRPAIGGLDGVHEIDDLRVLGLVQSGAAAAAAAQSRLMGVGGRPEISLPPDASSTLFVEGLPGNCTRREVSHIFRPFVGYKEVRLVTKAPRHPGGDPVVLCFVDFESPAHAATAMDALQGYIFDEHDRESGHLRVQFARNPPGPRLGGGHRGNR; from the exons ATGGCGGACGCTTTCTGGAGGTACGGTGACAACAGGCAGCCGGCGGTGTCGCTTCCAGCTCAGATGGTTGCGAAACGGCCTCGTTCCGAGTTTG AGATGCCAAGTGGACAAGATACGTCAAGCTACTATATTCCTGGCAATGAAAGGGCAGGAAATCTTGTCGCTAGAGATACCGACTCCGTCAATGCATCATATGAACGCTACTTGCGTACTTTG CAAGTTCCATCATATGGTGGCCAAACTGGAAGACCTGCTATTGGTGGGCTTGATGGTGTTCATGAAATAGATGATCTTAGGGTCCTAGGACTGGTGCAATCAggcgcagcagcagctgctgctgcaCAAAGCCGGTTAATGGGAGTGGGTGGGCGACCTGAAATTTCACTCCCTCCTGACGCTAGCAGCACGTTGTTTGTGGAGGGCTTGCCTGGGAACTGTACTCGCAGAGAAGTGTCTC ATATATTCCGCCCATTTGTGGGCTATAAGGAAGTAAGGCTTGTAACCAAGGCACCAAGACAT CCTGGGGGGGATCCTGTGGTGCTATGCTTTGTTGATTTTGAGAGTCCAGCTCACGCAGCAACAGCAATGGATGCTCTGCAAG GTTACATATTTGATGAGCACGACCGAGAGTCGGGCCACTTGAGGGTTCAATTTGCTCGCAATCCTCCTGGTCCAAGGTTAGGTGGTGGGCATCGTGGTAATCGTTGA